Proteins encoded by one window of Mycolicibacterium sp. ND9-15:
- a CDS encoding thiamine pyrophosphate-requiring protein, with protein MPDQTVADFLLDRSRAWGVRQVFAYPGDGINAILAAWVRADDSPQFIQSRHEEMSAFEAVGYAKFSGTFGVCMATSGPGAVHLLNGLYDAKLDHVPVVAIVGQTNRSAMGGSYQQEIDLLSLYKDVAADYVQMVTVPEQLPNVLDRAIRTAIGRRAPTALIIPADVQELSYSPPRHAFKMVPSSLGVDWPAVSPDDAAIGRAAEILNTGTKVAMLVGNGARGAEAELTEVAELLGAGAAKPLLGKDVLSDELPWVTGSIGLLGTRPSYELMRDCDTLLTVGSSFPYSQFLPDFGQARGVQIDIDPTLIGMRYPYEVNLVADAKTALRALIPELKRKSDRSWRGTIESNVSRWWETMAKEAGVGTDRVNPLRLFSEFSAQLPENAIVTADSGSAANWYARQLRFRPGIRGSLSGTLATMGPGVPYAIGAKFAHPDRPAIAFVGDGAMQMNGMAELITIKHYYQQWSDRRLIVAVLHNNDLNQVTWEMRAMNGSPKFAASQTLPDVDFAGFATSLGLNAYTVRDADELAGAWRSALSADRPTVLDVHTDPNMPPIPPHATFEQAKATATAVLKGDEDSRGFIKEGLKTKMQEFLPHSRS; from the coding sequence ATGCCTGATCAGACCGTCGCCGACTTCCTGCTCGACCGGTCACGCGCCTGGGGGGTACGCCAAGTGTTCGCCTATCCCGGCGACGGGATCAACGCGATCCTGGCCGCCTGGGTCCGCGCCGACGACAGCCCCCAATTCATCCAATCCCGCCACGAAGAAATGAGTGCCTTCGAAGCCGTCGGCTACGCGAAGTTCAGCGGTACCTTCGGAGTCTGCATGGCGACGTCCGGTCCCGGTGCGGTACATCTGCTCAACGGCCTCTACGACGCCAAGCTCGACCACGTACCCGTGGTGGCAATCGTCGGACAGACCAACCGCAGCGCCATGGGCGGTTCCTATCAACAGGAGATCGACCTGCTGAGCCTCTACAAAGACGTCGCCGCGGATTACGTGCAGATGGTCACGGTACCCGAACAACTGCCGAACGTTCTCGACCGTGCCATCCGCACCGCGATCGGCCGGCGCGCCCCGACTGCACTGATCATTCCGGCCGACGTGCAGGAATTGTCGTACAGCCCACCCCGACACGCCTTCAAGATGGTGCCGTCGAGTCTCGGTGTCGACTGGCCCGCCGTCAGCCCCGACGACGCGGCGATCGGCCGGGCCGCCGAGATCCTCAATACGGGAACGAAAGTAGCCATGCTGGTGGGTAACGGCGCGCGCGGCGCCGAAGCCGAACTGACCGAGGTCGCCGAGCTGCTCGGCGCCGGAGCGGCCAAACCGCTGTTGGGCAAGGACGTGTTGTCCGACGAACTGCCCTGGGTGACGGGTTCCATCGGCCTACTGGGTACGCGGCCCAGCTACGAGCTGATGCGCGACTGCGACACGCTGCTCACCGTCGGATCGAGTTTCCCCTACTCCCAGTTCCTCCCCGACTTCGGACAGGCCCGCGGCGTTCAGATCGACATCGACCCCACGCTGATCGGTATGCGCTACCCCTACGAAGTCAACCTCGTCGCCGACGCGAAAACCGCTCTGCGCGCATTGATTCCGGAGCTGAAACGCAAATCCGATCGGTCGTGGCGCGGCACGATCGAGTCGAACGTCAGCCGCTGGTGGGAGACCATGGCCAAGGAGGCCGGGGTCGGCACCGACCGGGTCAACCCGCTGCGCCTGTTCTCCGAATTCTCCGCGCAGCTGCCCGAGAACGCGATCGTCACCGCCGATTCGGGGTCCGCCGCCAACTGGTATGCCCGGCAACTCCGGTTCCGGCCCGGGATCCGCGGGTCACTGTCGGGAACGCTGGCGACGATGGGCCCCGGCGTTCCTTACGCGATCGGCGCCAAATTCGCCCACCCCGACCGCCCCGCAATCGCATTCGTGGGCGACGGCGCCATGCAGATGAACGGTATGGCCGAGCTCATCACCATCAAGCACTACTACCAGCAGTGGTCCGATCGGCGGCTGATCGTGGCGGTCCTGCACAACAACGACCTCAACCAGGTCACCTGGGAAATGCGTGCCATGAATGGGTCGCCGAAATTCGCCGCATCCCAAACACTTCCGGATGTGGACTTCGCCGGCTTCGCCACCAGCCTGGGGCTCAATGCGTACACCGTTCGCGACGCCGACGAGTTGGCCGGCGCGTGGCGTTCGGCGCTGTCGGCCGACCGCCCCACCGTCCTCGACGTACATACCGATCCCAACATGCCGCCCATCCCGCCGCACGCCACCTTCGAACAAGCCAAGGCGACCGCCACCGCGGTGCTCAAGGGTGACGAGGACAGCCGGGGCTTCATCAAAGAAGGCCTCAAGACCAAAATGCAAGAGTTCTTACCGCATTCACGCTCATGA
- a CDS encoding enolase C-terminal domain-like protein — MTAGTDNAARADGAVRPAEAVTGLHAAAYTIATEAPEADGTLAWDHTTLIIARADCGQVTGTGWTYGHPACVDVITENLATHVVGRDALAVGAAFDAMAKAVRNIGRGGIAGQALSAVDVALWDLKARLVGTPLHRLVGAVRDAVPVYGSGGFTTYHHHQLRDQLTGWVRDLGIPRVKIKIGQSWGTCTARDVSRMHQARAVIGEGAELLVDANGAYTAKQAVRLMSTVAELNITWLEEPVSSDDLAGLRAVRDAVAADVAAGEYGYRLTDFVPLCSAVDCLQADASRCGGVTEWLRVAALAAAHHLDISAHCAPWLHAAIGAATPNLRHLEWFHDHARIETRYFEGATPPVNGVLRPDPASPGHGLAVRSTDLEPYRVR; from the coding sequence ATGACCGCCGGCACCGACAACGCCGCCCGCGCGGACGGGGCGGTCCGCCCAGCCGAGGCGGTGACCGGACTGCACGCGGCGGCGTACACCATTGCCACCGAAGCCCCCGAGGCCGACGGGACGCTGGCCTGGGACCACACCACGCTGATCATCGCGCGCGCCGACTGCGGGCAGGTCACCGGAACGGGATGGACCTACGGGCATCCGGCCTGCGTCGACGTCATCACCGAAAACCTCGCCACCCACGTCGTCGGGCGCGACGCGCTCGCCGTCGGCGCGGCTTTCGATGCCATGGCCAAAGCGGTGCGCAACATCGGACGGGGCGGCATCGCCGGGCAGGCGCTCTCCGCGGTCGACGTCGCGCTGTGGGACCTCAAGGCCAGGCTGGTCGGCACGCCACTGCACCGCCTCGTCGGTGCTGTCCGTGATGCCGTTCCGGTATACGGCAGCGGCGGATTCACCACCTACCACCATCATCAGCTGCGCGACCAGCTGACGGGCTGGGTGCGCGATCTCGGCATTCCGCGCGTCAAGATCAAGATCGGACAATCGTGGGGAACGTGCACCGCACGCGATGTTTCCCGGATGCACCAGGCCCGCGCCGTGATCGGCGAGGGCGCCGAACTGTTGGTCGACGCCAACGGCGCCTACACCGCCAAACAGGCCGTCCGGCTGATGTCGACGGTCGCCGAGCTGAATATCACCTGGCTGGAAGAGCCGGTTTCCTCCGACGACCTCGCGGGGCTGCGCGCTGTGCGCGACGCGGTCGCCGCCGACGTCGCCGCCGGCGAATACGGTTATCGCCTAACGGATTTCGTGCCGCTGTGTTCGGCGGTCGACTGCCTGCAGGCAGACGCGTCGCGATGCGGCGGGGTGACCGAATGGCTGCGGGTGGCCGCCCTGGCGGCCGCACACCACCTCGACATTTCCGCCCACTGCGCGCCGTGGCTGCACGCGGCGATCGGCGCGGCGACACCCAACCTGCGCCACCTCGAGTGGTTCCACGATCACGCCCGCATCGAGACCCGCTACTTCGAGGGCGCGACGCCGCCCGTCAACGGCGTGCTCCGACCCGACCCCGCCAGCCCCGGTCACGGCCTCGCCGTGCGCAGCACGGATCTCGAACCCTACCGCGTCCGTTGA
- a CDS encoding FAD-binding and (Fe-S)-binding domain-containing protein, with protein MSVHPPLLYDKLTAELDRHIAGEVRFDPGSRAAYSTDASNYRQVPIGVVVPYTPDDAVAAIAVCRDNDVPVLSRGGGTSLAGQCCNAAVVLDWSKYCTRVHAVDTDNGTAVVEPGIKLDVLNDHLAASGWMVGPKPSTHVSCTIGGMIGNNSCGSTAQAYGKMVDSVRALEILTYDGVHRWVGDADDAEVERVITAGGRVGELYGGLRSIISDYAEDIRSRYPNIPRRVSGYNLDSLLPENGFHLAKALVGSESTLITVTRAEIDLVRRPAASALVLFGFDDIADAADAVPAVLEHEPAALEGLDHRLVELEHSRRLAEQALHQLPRGHGWLMVQMDGHDQDDADHRAKALIEALQKVANCDAAVLDDPVRKKQVWAAREAGLGATAYPPVGPETHEGWEDAAVPPQRLGDYLRDFRALLDRYDYGTSSLYGHFGQGCVHTRIPFDLRTSDGIATYRRFAHDAAHLVVDYGGSLSGEHGDGQSRGELLPIMFGQRVVHAFEKTKALFDPGNHMNPGKIVKPYRLDENLRFGTGYLPIEPATAFAYAEDGHRFSHAAARCVGVGKCRGDESGVMCPSYRATGEEHHSTRGRARLLFEMLQGDVITDGWASTEVRDALDLCLACKGCLSDCPVNVDMATYKAEFLFHHYRHRLRPMAHYSMGWIPLWARLAAAAPRAVNAVTHAPRLDAAVKAAGGIDAHRDVPRFAAQRFTRWWRKQPHPTGARGPVLLWPDTFTNNFDPAIARDAVEVLQAVGFTVTVPDRALCCGLTWISTGQLGVAKKVLGRTLRALRPVLRAGTPILVLEPSCGAVFRSDALDLLHGNEDAHRLAAQTYTIGELLHRKAPDWHPPRTGGHAVVQPHCHQHAVLHYTHEKELLDDAGVDAHILDAGCCGLAGNFGFQRGHHDVSVACAEDKLLPALRDLDSDTAVLADGFSCRTQIRDLAGHCTPRHTASVLAGAIRPRKEQQ; from the coding sequence ATGAGCGTTCACCCGCCGCTGCTCTACGACAAGCTCACCGCCGAACTCGACCGCCACATCGCAGGGGAGGTCCGCTTCGATCCGGGGTCGCGGGCCGCCTATTCCACCGACGCGTCGAACTATCGCCAGGTGCCGATCGGCGTCGTCGTGCCCTATACACCCGACGACGCCGTCGCGGCGATCGCGGTGTGCCGCGACAACGACGTCCCTGTGCTCTCCCGCGGCGGCGGCACCAGCCTCGCCGGGCAGTGCTGTAACGCCGCCGTGGTGCTCGACTGGAGCAAGTACTGCACCCGCGTGCATGCCGTCGACACCGACAACGGCACGGCCGTCGTCGAACCGGGTATCAAACTCGACGTCCTCAATGACCACCTTGCCGCTTCCGGCTGGATGGTCGGGCCCAAACCCTCCACCCATGTCAGCTGCACAATCGGCGGAATGATCGGCAACAACTCCTGCGGCTCCACCGCGCAGGCCTACGGCAAGATGGTCGATTCGGTTCGCGCGCTGGAGATCCTGACGTACGACGGCGTGCACCGCTGGGTCGGCGACGCCGACGACGCGGAGGTCGAGCGGGTGATCACCGCGGGCGGTCGTGTCGGTGAACTCTATGGCGGGCTGCGGTCGATCATCTCCGATTACGCCGAGGACATCAGGTCGCGCTACCCAAACATCCCGCGCCGGGTATCGGGTTACAACCTCGACAGCTTGTTGCCCGAGAACGGGTTTCACCTCGCCAAGGCTCTGGTCGGCAGTGAGAGCACGCTGATCACTGTGACGCGCGCGGAGATCGACCTCGTCCGCCGGCCCGCGGCAAGTGCGCTGGTGCTGTTCGGGTTCGACGACATCGCGGACGCCGCGGACGCCGTGCCGGCCGTTCTGGAGCACGAGCCGGCCGCCTTGGAGGGGCTGGACCATCGGCTGGTCGAACTCGAACATTCCCGACGGCTCGCCGAGCAGGCGCTGCACCAACTCCCCCGCGGTCACGGCTGGCTCATGGTGCAGATGGATGGGCACGACCAGGATGACGCCGACCATCGCGCCAAGGCCCTGATCGAGGCGCTGCAGAAAGTGGCGAACTGCGACGCCGCCGTGCTGGACGATCCGGTGCGCAAGAAGCAGGTCTGGGCCGCCCGTGAGGCCGGCCTGGGAGCGACGGCATATCCACCTGTCGGCCCGGAGACACACGAGGGGTGGGAGGACGCGGCGGTCCCCCCGCAGCGGCTGGGCGACTACCTGCGCGACTTCCGCGCCCTCCTGGACCGCTACGACTACGGAACATCCTCGCTCTACGGGCATTTCGGGCAGGGCTGCGTACACACCCGGATCCCGTTCGACCTGCGCACCTCCGACGGAATCGCCACCTACCGCCGGTTCGCCCACGACGCCGCCCACCTCGTGGTCGACTACGGCGGGTCGCTGTCGGGTGAGCATGGCGACGGCCAGTCGCGCGGCGAGCTGCTGCCGATCATGTTCGGGCAGCGTGTCGTCCACGCGTTCGAGAAGACCAAGGCACTGTTCGATCCCGGCAACCACATGAACCCGGGGAAGATCGTCAAGCCGTACCGCCTCGACGAGAATCTGCGGTTCGGCACCGGGTATCTGCCGATCGAGCCGGCGACCGCCTTCGCCTACGCCGAGGACGGGCACCGCTTCTCGCATGCCGCCGCACGCTGCGTCGGTGTCGGAAAGTGCCGCGGCGACGAGTCCGGGGTCATGTGCCCCAGTTATCGCGCCACCGGGGAGGAGCACCACTCGACCCGCGGCCGGGCCCGACTGCTGTTCGAGATGCTGCAAGGCGACGTGATCACCGACGGCTGGGCCTCGACCGAGGTGCGCGACGCTCTCGACCTGTGCCTGGCCTGCAAGGGCTGCCTGAGCGACTGTCCGGTCAACGTCGACATGGCAACCTACAAGGCGGAGTTCCTCTTTCACCACTACCGGCACCGGCTGCGCCCAATGGCCCACTACTCCATGGGGTGGATTCCGCTATGGGCGCGGCTGGCCGCGGCGGCGCCTCGTGCGGTCAACGCGGTGACCCATGCGCCGCGCCTCGACGCGGCCGTCAAGGCCGCCGGAGGAATCGACGCGCACCGCGACGTACCGCGGTTCGCCGCACAACGTTTCACGCGGTGGTGGCGCAAGCAGCCCCACCCGACCGGTGCCCGCGGCCCCGTGCTGCTGTGGCCGGACACGTTCACCAACAACTTCGATCCGGCCATCGCCCGCGACGCGGTCGAGGTGCTGCAGGCGGTCGGCTTCACCGTGACCGTCCCCGACCGCGCGCTGTGCTGCGGTCTGACGTGGATCTCGACAGGTCAACTCGGCGTCGCGAAGAAGGTTCTGGGCAGGACGCTGCGGGCATTGCGGCCGGTGCTGCGCGCCGGTACCCCGATCCTGGTGCTGGAACCGAGTTGCGGCGCGGTGTTCCGCTCGGATGCGCTCGATCTGTTGCACGGCAACGAGGACGCCCACCGACTCGCGGCGCAGACCTACACGATCGGCGAGCTCCTGCACCGCAAGGCGCCGGACTGGCATCCCCCTCGAACCGGCGGCCACGCGGTCGTACAGCCCCACTGTCACCAGCACGCGGTGCTGCATTACACGCATGAAAAGGAACTTCTCGACGACGCCGGCGTAGACGCACACATCCTCGACGCCGGATGCTGCGGCCTGGCAGGCAATTTCGGCTTTCAACGCGGTCACCACGACGTCTCTGTCGCCTGCGCCGAGGACAAACTGCTTCCCGCCCTGCGCGATCTGGATTCCGACACCGCGGTGCTCGCCGACGGGTTCAGTTGCCGGACACAGATCCGCGATCTGGCCGGCCACTGCACTCCCCGGCACACCGCTTCCGTCCTCGCCGGCGCCATCCGACCCCGAAAGGAGCAGCAATGA
- a CDS encoding ANTAR domain-containing response regulator, with product MTQTLDMSGADRSAVTVSADETEQLRLQLAQLKEKLASQPVIEQAKGMLMQTYGLSADEAFDLLRMLSQNSNVRLRWIARCVVESWTRRGPRADFDAASEFLLTLRDRLRTHHATAGARATTSAASRPPNPPRPTEALRRCGP from the coding sequence ATGACGCAAACCCTCGACATGTCCGGCGCAGACCGATCCGCAGTCACGGTATCCGCCGACGAGACCGAGCAGCTGCGCCTGCAGCTCGCTCAGCTGAAAGAGAAGCTGGCGAGCCAGCCCGTGATCGAGCAAGCCAAGGGCATGCTGATGCAAACCTATGGTCTTTCCGCCGACGAAGCGTTCGACCTCCTACGCATGCTGTCCCAGAACAGCAACGTCAGATTGCGCTGGATTGCCCGTTGCGTCGTCGAGTCCTGGACGCGCCGCGGCCCTCGCGCCGACTTCGACGCCGCTTCTGAATTTCTGCTGACGCTGCGTGACCGGCTCAGGACTCACCACGCCACGGCGGGGGCCAGAGCGACTACGTCAGCAGCGTCAAGACCACCCAACCCGCCACGGCCGACGGAAGCATTGCGTCGATGCGGTCCATGA
- a CDS encoding phosphatidate cytidylyltransferase — MTKQHKSPVAETPVDEPPKKKSRAGRDLPAAIGVGVLLGGMAIGTLLFWPIGWLPVLAVFIPIATHEVIRRLREAGYDLPALPLLLGGQAMIWLSWPAGPAGVLGAYGGTIVVCMVWRLVGHGLRQQPVNYLRDIAAAVLLATWVPLFASFSALLIFQDHGGGRVFTVIATVVFADIGGYAAGVLFGKHLMAPAISPKKSWEGLGGSLLFGVAAAVLSVTFLMDKPPWVGVPLGLMLVITGVLGDLVESQVKRDLGIKDMGTLLPGHGGIMDRIDAMLPSAVAGWVVLTLLT, encoded by the coding sequence GTGACCAAACAGCACAAGAGTCCCGTGGCAGAGACGCCGGTCGACGAACCGCCCAAGAAGAAGTCGCGGGCGGGTCGCGACTTGCCCGCCGCGATCGGGGTCGGCGTCCTTCTCGGTGGGATGGCGATCGGCACGCTGCTGTTCTGGCCGATCGGGTGGCTGCCGGTGCTGGCGGTCTTCATCCCGATCGCCACCCACGAGGTGATCCGCCGGCTGCGCGAGGCCGGCTACGACCTTCCGGCTCTTCCGCTGCTGCTCGGCGGCCAGGCGATGATCTGGTTGAGCTGGCCGGCGGGTCCGGCCGGCGTGCTCGGCGCCTACGGCGGGACGATCGTCGTCTGTATGGTGTGGCGGCTGGTCGGGCACGGGCTCCGGCAGCAGCCGGTCAACTACCTGCGCGACATCGCCGCCGCCGTGTTGCTGGCGACGTGGGTGCCGTTGTTCGCGAGCTTCAGCGCGTTGCTGATCTTCCAGGACCACGGCGGCGGCCGGGTGTTCACGGTGATCGCCACTGTGGTCTTCGCCGACATCGGCGGCTATGCGGCCGGTGTGTTGTTCGGCAAGCATCTGATGGCGCCGGCGATCAGCCCGAAGAAGTCCTGGGAGGGGCTGGGCGGCTCGCTGCTGTTCGGCGTCGCGGCCGCGGTGCTGTCGGTGACGTTCCTGATGGACAAGCCGCCGTGGGTGGGCGTGCCGCTGGGACTGATGCTCGTCATCACGGGCGTGCTTGGCGACCTGGTCGAGTCGCAGGTCAAACGCGACCTGGGAATCAAGGACATGGGCACCCTGCTGCCGGGGCACGGCGGCATCATGGACCGCATCGACGCAATGCTTCCGTCGGCCGTGGCGGGTTGGGTGGTCTTGACGCTGCTGACGTAG
- the frr gene encoding ribosome recycling factor: MIDETLFDAEEKMEKAVSVARDDLSSIRTGRANPGMFARVNVDYYGSPTPITQLSSINVPEARLVVIKPYEAGQLRNIEDAIRNSDLGVNPTNDGNVIRVAIPQLTEERRRDLVKQAKAKGEDAKVSVRNIRRKAMEELHRIKKDGEAGEDEVGRAEKDLDKATHTYTTQIDELVKHKEGELLEV; encoded by the coding sequence GTGATCGACGAAACCCTCTTCGATGCCGAGGAGAAGATGGAGAAAGCGGTGTCGGTCGCACGTGACGACCTGTCGTCGATCCGCACCGGCCGGGCCAACCCTGGCATGTTCGCGCGCGTCAACGTCGATTACTACGGATCTCCCACACCGATCACGCAACTGTCGAGTATCAACGTGCCCGAGGCGCGGCTGGTGGTGATCAAGCCGTATGAGGCGGGCCAACTGCGCAATATCGAGGATGCGATCCGCAACTCCGACCTCGGGGTGAACCCCACCAACGATGGCAACGTGATTCGCGTCGCCATTCCGCAGCTGACCGAGGAGCGCCGCCGCGACCTGGTCAAACAGGCCAAGGCCAAGGGCGAGGACGCCAAGGTGTCGGTGCGCAACATCCGCCGCAAGGCGATGGAGGAACTGCACCGCATCAAGAAGGACGGCGAAGCGGGCGAGGACGAGGTGGGGCGCGCGGAGAAGGATCTCGACAAGGCGACTCACACCTACACCACGCAGATCGACGAACTGGTCAAGCACAAAGAAGGCGAGCTGCTGGAGGTCTAG
- the pyrH gene encoding UMP kinase: MYNRVLLKLGGEMFGGGGVGLDPDVVHLVARQIAEVVRSGVQVAVVIGGGNFFRGAQLQQRGMERTRSDYMGMLGTVMNSLALQDFLEKEGIATRVQTAITMGQVAEPYIPLRAVRHLEKGRVVIFGAGMGLPYFSTDTTAAQRALEIGAEVVLMAKAVDGVFTADPREHPDAELLTKISHREVIDRGLKVADATAFSLCMDNGMPILVFNLLTDGNIARAVAGEKIGTLVTS; the protein is encoded by the coding sequence ATGTACAACCGCGTGCTGCTCAAGCTGGGCGGCGAGATGTTCGGCGGTGGGGGGGTAGGCCTCGACCCCGATGTCGTGCACCTGGTGGCTCGCCAGATCGCCGAAGTGGTCCGCAGCGGCGTGCAGGTGGCCGTGGTCATCGGCGGCGGCAATTTCTTCCGCGGTGCGCAGTTGCAGCAGCGCGGCATGGAGCGCACCCGAAGCGACTACATGGGCATGCTCGGAACCGTCATGAACAGCCTTGCCCTGCAGGACTTCCTGGAAAAGGAAGGGATCGCCACCCGAGTCCAGACAGCGATCACGATGGGGCAGGTCGCAGAGCCGTACATACCGCTACGGGCGGTGCGTCACCTCGAGAAGGGCCGCGTGGTCATCTTCGGAGCGGGTATGGGCCTCCCGTACTTCTCCACCGACACCACCGCCGCGCAACGCGCGCTGGAGATCGGCGCCGAGGTGGTGCTGATGGCCAAGGCCGTCGACGGCGTCTTCACCGCTGACCCGCGGGAGCACCCCGACGCCGAACTCCTCACCAAGATCAGCCACCGCGAGGTCATCGACCGCGGCCTCAAGGTGGCCGACGCCACCGCATTCAGCCTGTGCATGGACAACGGCATGCCGATCCTGGTGTTCAACCTGCTCACCGATGGCAATATCGCGCGGGCGGTCGCGGGTGAGAAGATCGGGACACTGGTCACCAGCTGA
- a CDS encoding class I SAM-dependent methyltransferase, producing MTEPTGEMFDSAYKGEMPEMSGAKPPWSIGEPQPELAALIEQGKFHGDVLDAGCGEAAISLYLAERGVTTVGLDQSPTAIELAREEAAKRGLAAASFEVADISGFGGYDGRFGTIVDSTLFHSMPVGLREGYQRSIVRAAAPGASYFVLVFDRSGMPEGPANPVTEDELRDVVSKYWTIDEIRPARIHAVFPDGFEEFFPVTDVRDEPKGRKSVPGWLLSAHLPG from the coding sequence ATGACGGAACCGACTGGCGAGATGTTCGATAGCGCATACAAGGGCGAAATGCCCGAGATGAGCGGCGCGAAGCCACCGTGGAGCATCGGTGAACCGCAGCCCGAGCTCGCCGCCCTAATCGAGCAAGGCAAATTCCACGGCGACGTCCTCGACGCCGGATGTGGCGAGGCGGCCATCTCCTTGTATCTGGCCGAACGGGGCGTAACCACCGTCGGTCTCGACCAATCGCCGACCGCGATCGAGTTGGCTCGAGAGGAGGCCGCCAAGCGCGGGCTGGCCGCCGCCAGTTTCGAGGTCGCCGACATCAGCGGCTTCGGCGGTTACGACGGCCGGTTCGGCACGATCGTCGACTCGACGCTGTTTCACTCGATGCCCGTCGGACTGCGCGAGGGGTACCAGCGCTCGATCGTGCGGGCCGCGGCGCCCGGAGCCTCGTACTTCGTGCTGGTGTTCGACAGGTCCGGGATGCCCGAGGGGCCGGCCAACCCCGTCACCGAGGACGAGTTGCGCGACGTCGTCTCGAAGTACTGGACGATCGACGAGATCAGGCCCGCGCGCATCCACGCCGTCTTCCCGGATGGCTTCGAGGAGTTCTTCCCCGTCACCGACGTGCGCGATGAGCCGAAAGGGCGCAAATCCGTGCCTGGCTGGCTGCTGAGCGCTCACCTGCCGGGCTGA
- a CDS encoding MarR family winged helix-turn-helix transcriptional regulator, with amino-acid sequence MIDMDGPLEDQPLGFLLSRVANALRAEVTATVLEPMDVAFPQYLCMRILSQYPGRSNAELARDFNVSPQAMNMVLRGLQNRGLVTRPARVPSGRSLPAQLTPEGRKLLKRTDAGVRAAERRLMTNLTQRQQHEFKQILAALGKD; translated from the coding sequence ATGATTGATATGGATGGGCCGCTGGAGGATCAGCCGCTGGGCTTCCTGCTGTCGCGGGTGGCGAATGCATTGCGCGCCGAAGTGACCGCGACGGTCCTGGAACCCATGGACGTGGCATTCCCCCAGTACCTCTGCATGCGAATCCTGTCGCAGTACCCCGGGCGGTCCAATGCCGAACTGGCCCGCGACTTCAACGTCTCCCCGCAGGCGATGAACATGGTGCTGCGCGGTCTTCAGAACCGCGGCCTGGTCACTCGCCCGGCACGTGTGCCGTCGGGCCGCTCACTGCCGGCACAACTCACTCCGGAGGGGCGGAAATTGTTGAAACGCACCGACGCCGGTGTGCGCGCGGCCGAGCGCAGGCTGATGACCAACCTCACGCAGCGCCAACAACACGAGTTCAAACAGATTCTCGCAGCGCTCGGAAAGGACTGA
- a CDS encoding glycerate kinase — protein sequence MKIVLAPDSFKESMTAPEAVAAMRAGVAAVLPEAEVVGVPMADGGEGTVDAVVDALHGQHVEVAVSDALGRTVAARYGYVPLRQLAVIEMAAAAGLELIPPGRRDILRASTFGVGELIRSALDRGAEDFLIGLGGSATNDGGTGMLTALGAKFLDADGEPLAPGGADLVRLERIDLTGLDPRLRDVCIRVASDVTAPLLGPSGASAVFGPQKGAGPAEVARLESGLSRLATVASATLGGTQPQRPGAGAAGGTGFALVEFLGAVSRPGVEEVAETVALERALLGADWVFTGEGCVDAQTVMGKTPFGVAQAAARAGARVIIFAGRVAPDAAVLLDHDVERLVAITAPGTPIEQALCDGAESLTRATAEICRDLA from the coding sequence ATGAAGATCGTCCTGGCGCCGGACTCGTTCAAGGAGTCAATGACCGCGCCGGAAGCTGTCGCGGCGATGCGCGCCGGCGTGGCGGCGGTACTTCCGGAGGCAGAAGTCGTCGGCGTACCGATGGCGGACGGCGGCGAAGGCACCGTCGACGCCGTCGTCGACGCACTGCACGGCCAGCATGTCGAGGTAGCGGTGTCCGACGCGCTCGGACGCACCGTCGCCGCCCGATACGGCTATGTGCCGCTGCGTCAACTCGCGGTGATCGAGATGGCGGCCGCGGCGGGTCTGGAACTCATCCCACCCGGTCGACGAGACATTCTGCGCGCCAGCACGTTCGGTGTGGGTGAACTGATCCGATCCGCGCTGGACCGTGGCGCCGAGGATTTCCTGATCGGGCTGGGCGGGTCGGCCACCAACGACGGCGGGACGGGCATGCTCACCGCGCTGGGTGCGAAGTTCCTCGACGCCGACGGCGAACCGTTGGCACCGGGCGGCGCGGATCTCGTCCGGCTCGAGCGCATCGACCTGACCGGTCTCGATCCCCGCCTGCGCGACGTGTGCATTCGCGTGGCATCCGACGTCACGGCGCCGCTGCTGGGACCCAGCGGTGCCAGCGCGGTGTTCGGGCCGCAGAAGGGGGCCGGTCCGGCCGAGGTGGCGCGACTGGAGTCGGGCCTGTCCCGGCTGGCCACCGTCGCCTCCGCGACCCTCGGCGGCACACAACCACAGCGCCCCGGGGCGGGCGCGGCGGGGGGGACGGGCTTCGCACTGGTCGAATTCCTCGGCGCGGTAAGCAGACCCGGCGTCGAAGAAGTCGCCGAAACCGTCGCGCTCGAGCGGGCGCTGCTCGGCGCGGACTGGGTGTTCACCGGTGAGGGTTGCGTCGACGCGCAGACCGTCATGGGTAAGACGCCGTTCGGCGTCGCCCAGGCGGCGGCTCGCGCCGGGGCACGGGTGATCATCTTCGCGGGCCGGGTCGCCCCCGACGCCGCCGTGCTGCTGGATCACGACGTCGAGCGACTCGTCGCGATCACCGCTCCCGGTACGCCGATCGAACAGGCGCTGTGTGACGGCGCCGAGTCGCTGACCCGCGCCACCGCCGAAATCTGCCGCGACCTAGCTTGA